Proteins co-encoded in one Setaria viridis chromosome 9, Setaria_viridis_v4.0, whole genome shotgun sequence genomic window:
- the LOC117836878 gene encoding DIMBOA UDP-glucosyltransferase BX8: MTPPSAPTMAAESNANHGGRHRHVLLFPLPYQGHINPMFRLAGVLHARGFAVTVFHTHFNAPDPARHPHYRFVPVPDGMSGPAPVATEDVVVHIVSIGGACEAAFRDRLAAVLEEYSRDAVACLVADAHLLPIFQAANCLGVPTLALRTGSAVSFACFTAYPMLCEKGYLPVQDSQLDTPVVELPPYRVRDLIHIGKDGHEVECEMMARAVAAVKASSALIINTFDALERRELEGLRQDLAVPVFDIGPLHKFSPAGESSLLRQDRSCLEWLDAWPPASVLYVSFGSLACMSPRDLEETAWGIAGSGVPFLWVVRPGLVGGCAENHLPERFEAATRGRGMVVGWAPQEEVLRHRAVGGFWTHNGWNSTTESICEGVPMLCRPYFGDQMGNARYVEHVWEVGFEVSGELERGSVEEAIRRLMTESDGAGMRKRAGELKKASAECTGKGGSSCLAIDKLVTHMMSL; the protein is encoded by the exons ATGACACCACCATCGGCGCCAACCATGGCCGCAGAGAGCAACGCCAACCACGGCGGGCGCCACCGGCACGTGCTCCTGTTCCCGCTCCCGTACCAGGGCCACATCAACCCCATGTTCCggctcgccggcgtcctccaCGCGCGCGGCTTCGCCGTAACCGTCTTCCACACCCACTTCAACGCCCCGGACCCGGCGCGCCACCCGCACTACCGCTTCGtccccgtccccgacggcatGTCCGGCcccgcgcccgtcgccaccgAGGACGTCGTAGTGCATATCGTCTCGATCGGCGGCGCGTGCGAGGCCGCCTTCCGggaccgcctcgccgccgtcctggagGAGTACTCCAGGGACGCCGTCGCGTGCCTCGTCGCCGACGCGCACCTGCTGCCGATTTTCCAGGCGGCCAATTGCCTCGGCGTACCCACGCTGGCGCTGCGCACCGGCAGCGCGGTCTCCTTCGCGTGCTTCACCGCCTACCCGATGCTATGCGAGAAAGGCTACCTCCCCGTGCAAG ATTCACAGCTCGACACGCCGGTGGTGGAGCTGCCGCCGTACCGAGTGCGCGACCTGATCCACATCGGCAAGGACGGCCACGAGGTGGAGTGCGAGATGATGGcgcgcgccgtggcggcggtgaAGGCCTCGTCGGCCCTCATAATCAATACGTTCGACGCGCTCGAGCGCCGCGAGCTGGAGGGCCTCCGGCAGGACCTCGCCGTGCCGGTGTTCGACATCGGCCCGCTGCACAAGTTCTCCCCCGCCGGCGAAAGCAGCCTGCTGCGCCAGGACCGGAGCTGCCTGGAGTGGCTAgacgcgtggccgccggcgtcggtgcTCTACGTGAGCTTCGGCAGCCTGGCCTGCATGAGCCCGCGGGACCTGGAGGAGACAGCATGGGGcatcgccggcagcggcgtgccGTTCCTCTGGGTGGTCCGGCCGGGCCTTGTCGGCGGCTGCGCGGAGAACCATTTGCCGGAGAGGTTTGAGGCCGCCACGCGCGGGCGCGGCATGGTGGTGGGGTGGGCGCCGCAGGAGGAGGTGCTGCGCCACCGCGCCGTGGGCGGGTTCTGGACGCACAACGGTTGGAACTCGACGACGGAGAGCATCTGCGAGGGGGTGCCGATGCTGTGCCGCCCCTACTTCGGCGACCAGATGGGGAACGCGAGGTACGTGGAGCACGTGTGGGAGGTGGGCTTCGAGGTGTCCGGCGAGCTCGAGAGGGGAAGCGTGGAGGAAGCAATCCGGCGGCTCATGACTGAGAGCGACGGTGCCGGGATGAGGAAGAGGGCCGGCGAGCTGAAGAAGGCGTCAGCGGAGTGCACCGGCAAGGGCGGGTCGTCGTGCCTTGCCATTGATAAGCTTGTCACGCATATGATGTCTCTGTAG
- the LOC117836590 gene encoding DIMBOA UDP-glucosyltransferase BX8 — protein MTPPPAPTMAAESNANHGGRHRHVLLFPLPYQGHINPMFRLAGVLHARGFAVTVFHTHFNAPDPASHPHYRFVPVPDGMSGPAPVAIEDVVAHIVSIGGACEAAFRDRLAAVLEEYSRDAVTCLVADTHLLPIFQAANCLGVPTLALRTGSAVSFACFTAYPMLCEKGYLPVQDSQLDTPVVELPPCRVRDLMGIGKDGHEVLCEMIAGAVAAVKASSGLILNTFDALERRELEGLRQDLAVPVFDIGPLHKFSPAGESSLLRQDRSCLEWLDAWPPASVLYVSFGSLACMSPRDLEETAWGIAGSCVPFLWVVRPGLVGGCAENHLPERFEAATRGRGMVVGWAPQEEVLRHRAVGGFWTHNGWNSTTESICEGVPMLCRPYFADQMGNARYVEHVWEVGFEVSGELERGSVEAAIRRLMTESDGAGMRTRAGELKKASAECTGKGGSSCLAIDKLVTHMMSL, from the exons ATGacaccaccaccggcgccaaCCATGGCCGCAGAGAGCAACGCCAACCACGGCGGGCGCCACCGGCACGTGCTCCTGTTCCCGCTCCCGTACCAGGGCCACATCAACCCCATGTTCCggctcgccggcgtcctccaCGCGCGCGGCTTCGCCGTAACCGTCTTCCACACCCACTTCAACGCCCCGGACCCGGCGAGCCACCCGCACTACCGCTTCGtccccgtccccgacggcatGTCCGGCCCCGCGCCCGTCGCCATCGAGGACGTCGTAGCGCATATCGTCTCGATCGGCGGCGCGTGCGAGGCCGCCTTCCGggaccgcctcgccgccgtcctggagGAGTACTCCAGGGACGCCGTCACGTGCCTCGTCGCCGACACGCACCTGCTGCCGATTTTCCAGGCGGCCAATTGCCTCGGCGTACCCACGCTGGCGCTGCGCACCGGCAGCGCGGTCTCCTTCGCGTGCTTCACCGCCTACCCGATGCTATGCGAGAAAGGCTACCTCCCCGTGCAAG ATTCACAGCTCGACACGCCGGTGGTGGAGCTGCCGCCATGCCGAGTGCGCGACCTGATGGGCATCGGCAAGGACGGCCACGAGGTGCTGTGCGAGATGATAGcgggcgccgtggcggcggtgaAGGCCTCGTCGGGCCTCATACTCAACACGTTCGACGCGCTCGAGCGCCGCGAGCTGGAGGGCCTCCGGCAGGACCTCGCCGTGCCGGTGTTCGACATCGGCCCGCTGCACAAGTTCTCCCCCGCCGGCGAAAGCAGCCTGCTGCGCCAGGACCGGAGCTGCCTGGAGTGGCTAgacgcgtggccgccggcgtcggtgcTCTACGTGAGCTTCGGCAGCCTGGCCTGCATGAGCCCGCGGGACCTGGAGGAGACGGCGTGGGGCATCGCCGGCAGTTGCGTGCCGTTCCTCTGGGTGGTCCGGCCGGGCCTTGTCGGCGGCTGCGCGGAGAACCATTTGCCGGAGAGGTTTGAGGCCGCGACGCGCGGGCGCGGCATGGTGGTGGGGTGGGCGCCGCAGGAGGAGGTGCTGCGCCACCGCGCCGTGGGCGGGTTCTGGACGCACAACGGCTGGAACTCGACGACGGAGAGCATCTGCGAGGGGGTGCCGATGCTGTGCCGCCCCTACTTCGCCGACCAGATGGGGAACGCGAGGTACGTGGAGCACGTGTGGGAGGTGGGCTTCGAGGTGTCCGGCGAGCTCGAGAGGGGAAGCGTGGAGGCAGCAATCCGGCGTCTCATGACTGAGAGCGACGGTGCCGGGATGAGAACGAGGGCCGGCGAGCTGAAGAAGGCGTCAGCGGAGTGCACCGGCAAGGGCGGGTCGTCGTGCCTTGCCATTGATAAGCTTGTCACGCATATGATGTCTCTGTAG
- the LOC117836591 gene encoding DIMBOA UDP-glucosyltransferase BX9 has translation MTPPPAPTMAAESNANHGGRHRHVLLFPLPYQGHINPMFRLAGVLHARGFAVTVFHTHFNAPDPARHPHYRFVPVPDVVSGPDPFAIEDVVAHIVSIGGACEAAFRDRLAAVLEEYSRDAVTCLVADAHLLPIFQAANCLGVPTLALRTSSAVSFACFTAYPMLCEKGYLPVQDSQLDTPVVELPPYRVRDLMDIGKDGHEVLCEMMARAVAAVKASSGLILNTFDALERRELEGLRQDLAVPVFDIGPLHKFSPAGESSLLRQDRSCLEWLDAWPPASVLYVSFGSLACMSPRDLEETAWGIAGSCVPFLWVVRPGMVRGSAHQELPKGFEAATRGRGMVVGWAPQEELLRHRAVGGFWTHNGWNSTTESVCEGVPMLCRPYFGDQMGNARYVEHVWRVGLELVGELEMGRVEAAIRRLMTGRDGAEMRSRAGQLKKAAEECTGEGGTSCLAIDKLVTHMMSL, from the exons ATgacgccaccaccggcgccaaCCATGGCCGCAGAGAGCAACGCCAACCACGGCGGGCGCCACCGGCACGTGCTCCTGTTCCCGCTCCCGTACCAGGGCCACATCAACCCCATGTTCCggctcgccggcgtcctccaCGCCCGCGGCTTCGCCGTAACCGTCTTCCACACCCACTTCAACGCCCCGGACCCGGCGCGCCACCCGCACTACCGCTTCGTCCCCGTCCCCGACGTCGTGTCCGGCCCCGACCCGTTCGCCATCGAGGACGTCGTAGCGCATATCGTCTCGATCGGCGGCGCGTGCGAGGCCGCCTTCCGggaccgcctcgccgccgtcctggagGAGTACTCCAGGGACGCCGTCACGTGCCTCGTCGCCGACGCACACCTGCTGCCGATTTTCCAGGCGGCCAATTGCCTCGGCGTACCCACGCTGGCGCTGCGCACCAGCAGCGCGGTCTCCTTCGCGTGCTTCACCGCCTACCCGATGCTATGCGAGAAAGGCTACCTCCCCGTGCAAG ATTCACAGCTCGACACGCCGGTGGTGGAGCTGCCACCGTACCGAGTGCGCGACCTGATGGACATCGGCAAGGACGGCCACGAGGTGCTGTGCGAGATGATGGcgcgcgccgtggcggcggtgaAGGCCTCGTCGGGCCTCATACTCAACACGTTCGACGCGCTCGAGCGCCGCGAGCTGGAGGGCCTCCGGCAGGACCTCGCCGTGCCGGTGTTCGACATCGGCCCGCTGCACAAGTTCTCCCCCGCCGGCGAAAGCAGCCTGCTGCGCCAGGACCGGAGCTGCCTGGAGTGGCTAgacgcgtggccgccggcgtcggtgcTCTACGTGAGCTTCGGCAGCCTGGCCTGCATGAGCCCGCGGGACCTGGAGGAGACGGCGTGGGGCATCGCCGGCAGTTGCGTGCCGTTCCTCTGGGTGGTCCGGCCGGGCATGGTCCGCGGGTCCGCTCACCAAGAGCTTCCCAAGGGGTTCGAGGCCGCGACGCGCGGGCGCGGCATGGTGGTGGGGTGGGCGCCGCAGGAGGAGTTGCTGCGCCACCGCGCCGTGGGCGGGTTCTGGACGCACAACGGGTGGAACTCGACGACGGAGAGCGTCTGCGAGGGGGTGCCGATGCTGTGCCGCCCCTACTTCGGCGACCAGATGGGGAACGCGAGGTACGTGGAGCACGTGTGGAGGGTGGGGTTGGAGCTAGTGGGCGAGCTTGAGATGGGCAGAGTCGAGGCGGCCATCCGCCGGCTCATGACGGGCAGGGATGGCGCCGAGATGAGGTCGAGGGCGGGCCAGCTGAAGAAGGCGGCGGAAGAGTGCACTGGCGAGGGCGGGACTTCGTGCCTGGCCATTGATAAGCTGGTCACGCACATGATGTCCCTGTAA